From one Pseudactinotalea sp. HY158 genomic stretch:
- the nadE gene encoding ammonia-dependent NAD(+) synthetase, whose protein sequence is MHRLQELIIATVGARPRIDPPAELRRRIDFLRDYLARTGLGGFVLGISGGQDSTLAGRLAQRAVTELRADGARVVFVAVRLPYRVQFDEDDAQKALDFIQPDEVITLDVGGATDALVAQGSAAGAAWGDVTRGNVKARLRMTAQYAIAGERSLAVLGTDHAAEAVTGFYTKFGDGAADLTPLAGLTKRQGRALLVAAGSPAALYEKVPTADLLDQDPGQSDEASLGLTYDQIDDYLEGKTIEERAAADLEAKFWASRHKRRQPIGPDDTWWREA, encoded by the coding sequence ATGCATCGCCTCCAGGAACTCATCATCGCGACGGTCGGTGCGCGGCCCCGGATCGATCCGCCGGCGGAGTTGCGCCGCCGGATCGACTTCCTCCGGGACTACCTCGCGCGCACGGGCCTGGGAGGGTTCGTGCTCGGGATCTCCGGCGGCCAGGACTCGACCCTGGCAGGCCGGCTCGCCCAGCGAGCCGTCACCGAACTGCGTGCGGACGGCGCCCGCGTCGTCTTCGTCGCCGTGCGCCTGCCGTATCGGGTCCAGTTCGACGAGGACGATGCGCAGAAGGCCCTCGACTTCATTCAACCGGATGAAGTCATCACCCTTGACGTTGGCGGGGCGACGGACGCGCTCGTCGCGCAGGGGAGCGCCGCCGGCGCGGCGTGGGGAGACGTCACGCGCGGAAACGTCAAGGCCCGCCTGCGCATGACCGCCCAGTACGCGATCGCGGGGGAGCGCTCGCTCGCGGTGCTCGGCACCGACCACGCCGCGGAGGCGGTCACGGGCTTCTACACCAAGTTCGGGGACGGCGCCGCCGACCTCACCCCGCTCGCCGGCCTGACGAAGCGGCAGGGGCGGGCGCTGCTCGTCGCCGCGGGCAGCCCGGCCGCGCTGTACGAGAAGGTGCCGACGGCCGACCTGCTCGATCAGGACCCGGGCCAGAGCGACGAGGCGAGCCTCGGACTGACCTACGACCAGATCGACGACTACCTCGAGGGCAAGACGATCGAGGAGCGCGCGGCCGCGGACCTCGAGGCGAAGTTCTGGGCCAGCCGGCACAAGCGCCGGCAGCCGATCGGCCCCGACGACACCTGGTGGCGCGAGGCCTGA
- a CDS encoding alpha/beta fold hydrolase — translation MRILLVPGLWLDASSWSGVVPLLEVIDHHAHPVTLPGAGRYDGRRSEVTLADQIAAVVELIDGLDDDVVLVGHSAGAAVVHAAADARPERVARLVYVDAVPGGPGSRVAPDLPVTGGVIPLPDWDVFEEADLVDLTEELRADLRARAIPAPARVASDELDLHDEARFTIPATVVSCEFTPEQLRAWMAAGEPATAELARMDDVTIVHLPTGHWPQFTRPGDLAATLARVVGPA, via the coding sequence ATGCGCATCCTCCTCGTTCCCGGTCTCTGGCTCGACGCCTCCTCCTGGTCCGGGGTGGTGCCGCTGCTCGAGGTGATCGATCATCATGCCCATCCCGTCACCCTGCCCGGCGCCGGGCGCTACGACGGGCGCCGCAGCGAGGTCACCCTCGCCGATCAGATCGCCGCGGTGGTCGAGTTGATCGACGGGCTCGATGACGACGTCGTGCTCGTGGGGCACTCCGCGGGCGCCGCCGTGGTCCACGCGGCCGCGGACGCTCGCCCGGAACGCGTCGCCCGACTCGTCTACGTCGACGCCGTGCCCGGCGGTCCCGGCTCACGGGTCGCCCCCGACCTGCCGGTCACCGGCGGGGTGATCCCGCTGCCCGACTGGGACGTCTTCGAGGAGGCGGACCTCGTGGACCTGACCGAGGAGCTGCGGGCGGACCTGCGCGCCCGGGCGATCCCGGCCCCGGCCCGGGTCGCCTCGGACGAACTCGACCTCCACGACGAGGCCCGCTTCACGATCCCCGCGACCGTCGTCTCGTGCGAGTTCACGCCCGAGCAGCTCCGCGCGTGGATGGCCGCGGGCGAGCCCGCGACCGCCGAACTCGCGCGCATGGACGACGTCACGATCGTTCACCTGCCGACGGGCCACTGGCCGCAGTTCACCCGCCCGGGCGATCTGGCCGCCACCCTCGCCAGGGTCGTCGGGCCCGCCTGA
- a CDS encoding helix-turn-helix transcriptional regulator → MGGAEQQERLAALVRLRRVRDRIDREYASPLDVPTLAAGEFMSAGHLSREFRRAFGESPYSYLMTRRIERAKALLRRGDVTVTEACFAVGGSSLGTFSTRFTELVGVTPSEYRRRHADETAGIPACHAKQVSRPIRDTSEIEKRRDVARHSVQP, encoded by the coding sequence GTGGGCGGCGCGGAACAGCAGGAGCGACTCGCCGCACTCGTGCGCCTGCGGCGAGTCCGCGACCGCATCGACCGGGAATACGCCTCCCCGCTCGACGTGCCGACGCTGGCGGCCGGGGAGTTCATGTCCGCGGGGCATTTGAGTCGGGAGTTCCGGCGAGCCTTCGGCGAGTCTCCCTACAGCTATCTCATGACCCGCCGGATCGAGCGGGCGAAGGCGTTGCTGCGCCGCGGCGACGTCACCGTGACCGAGGCGTGCTTCGCCGTCGGCGGCTCCTCCCTGGGAACCTTCAGCACCCGCTTCACCGAACTCGTCGGGGTCACGCCGAGCGAGTACCGGCGCCGCCACGCCGACGAGACCGCGGGTATCCCCGCCTGCCACGCCAAGCAGGTGAGCCGCCCGATCCGGGACACGTCGGAAATCGAGAAGCGCCGCGACGTCGCACGGCATAGCGTGCAGCCATGA
- a CDS encoding VOC family protein, producing MTITIHHAFLPQTDPDAAIRFYRDVLGFEVHRDVENDGLHWITVGPPGRPETTIVLHPPAVDPGLTEDERRTVLELIAKGSYAGLTLATDDLDGLFERLVAAGADILQEPADQFYGVRDAAVRDPSGNLLRINQA from the coding sequence ATGACGATCACCATTCACCATGCCTTCCTGCCCCAGACGGATCCGGACGCCGCGATCCGGTTCTACCGCGACGTCCTCGGTTTCGAGGTCCACCGCGACGTCGAGAACGACGGTCTGCACTGGATCACCGTCGGCCCTCCAGGCCGGCCCGAGACCACCATCGTGCTGCATCCGCCCGCGGTCGACCCCGGGCTGACCGAGGACGAGCGGCGCACCGTGCTCGAGCTCATCGCCAAGGGCAGCTACGCCGGGCTCACGCTCGCGACCGACGACCTGGACGGACTGTTCGAGCGGCTCGTCGCCGCGGGGGCCGACATCCTGCAGGAGCCGGCCGATCAGTTCTACGGGGTGCGCGACGCCGCGGTCCGGGACCCGAGCGGCAACCTGCTGCGCATCAACCAGGCCTAG
- a CDS encoding excinuclease ABC subunit UvrA → MTTSAPSAPSTRPLADGHDLIRVVGARENNLADVSVELPKRRLTVFTGVSGSGKSSLVFATIAAESQRMINETYSAFLQGFMANRARPDVDVLDGLTTAIVVDQERMGADPRSTVGTVTDTGTMLRILFSRLGTPHIGSPQAFSFNVASISGAGAVTFEKEGKKVKERRDFSILGGMCAQCEGRGQVSDFDVTALFDADKSLNEGALTIPGYSMDGWYGRIFRGAGFFDPDTPIRDFSTRELDALLYSGPVKIKVEGINVTYEGLVPKIRKSFLSKDRDAMQPHIRAFVDRAITFGTCPDCGGTRLNETARSSLVAGRSIADVSGMQISDLAEWIRGLDEPSVAPLLDSLSATLDSFVEIGLGYLSLDRPAGTLSGGEAQRTKMIRHLGSALTDVTYVFDEPTIGLHPHDIERMNTLLLRLRDKGNTVLVVEHKPEMIEIADHVVDLGPGAGSAGGHIVYRGDVAGLRASDTLTGRHLDDRVGLKAAVRTPAGRLPVRGASTHNLAGVDVDIPLGVLTVLTGVAGSGKSSLVDGSISGLDGVVTVDQQAIRGSRRSNPATYTGLLDPIRKAFAKANGVKPALFSSNSAGACPVCNGAGVIYTDLGVMATVESPCEECGGKRFQAEVLDYRLAGRNIAEVLALPAAGAHEFFAGEGAVPAAATIARRLDEVGLGYLTLGQPLTTLSGGERQRLKLAMHLGERGGIYVLDEPTTGLHLADVDHLLGLLDRLVDAGKSIIVIEHHQAVMAHADWIIDLGPGAGHDGGRVVFEGTPAQLVADRSTLTGEHLAAYVGR, encoded by the coding sequence ATGACGACGTCCGCCCCGTCCGCCCCGTCCACCCGTCCGCTCGCCGACGGCCACGACCTCATCCGAGTCGTCGGCGCGCGCGAGAACAACCTCGCCGACGTCTCGGTGGAGCTGCCCAAGCGGCGCCTGACCGTGTTCACCGGCGTCTCGGGTTCCGGTAAGAGTTCGCTCGTGTTCGCCACGATCGCCGCCGAGTCGCAGCGGATGATCAACGAGACCTACAGCGCGTTCCTGCAGGGCTTCATGGCGAACCGGGCCCGGCCCGACGTGGACGTGCTGGACGGGCTGACGACCGCGATCGTCGTCGACCAGGAACGCATGGGCGCCGATCCGCGCTCGACCGTGGGGACCGTGACCGACACGGGAACGATGCTGAGAATCCTCTTCAGCCGGCTCGGAACCCCGCATATCGGGTCGCCGCAGGCCTTCTCCTTCAACGTCGCCTCGATCAGCGGGGCGGGGGCGGTGACGTTCGAGAAGGAGGGCAAGAAGGTCAAGGAACGCCGCGACTTCAGCATCCTCGGCGGCATGTGCGCCCAGTGTGAGGGCCGCGGGCAGGTGAGCGACTTCGACGTGACCGCCCTGTTCGACGCGGACAAGTCCCTCAACGAGGGCGCCCTGACGATCCCCGGCTACAGCATGGACGGCTGGTACGGCCGGATCTTCCGGGGGGCCGGGTTCTTCGATCCGGACACGCCGATCCGGGACTTCTCGACGCGGGAGCTCGACGCCCTGCTGTACTCCGGACCGGTGAAGATCAAGGTCGAGGGCATCAACGTCACCTACGAGGGACTCGTGCCGAAGATCCGCAAGTCGTTCCTGAGCAAGGACCGCGACGCGATGCAGCCGCACATCCGCGCGTTCGTCGACCGGGCGATCACGTTCGGCACGTGCCCGGACTGCGGGGGCACCCGGCTGAACGAGACCGCCCGCTCCTCACTCGTCGCCGGGAGGAGCATCGCCGACGTGAGCGGGATGCAGATCTCCGATCTGGCCGAGTGGATCCGCGGGCTCGACGAGCCGTCGGTGGCGCCGCTGCTCGACTCCCTCTCGGCGACCCTCGACTCCTTCGTGGAGATCGGCCTCGGCTACCTCTCCCTCGACCGGCCCGCGGGCACGCTCTCGGGCGGGGAGGCCCAGCGTACGAAGATGATCCGGCACCTCGGCTCGGCCCTGACCGACGTGACCTACGTGTTCGACGAGCCGACGATCGGCCTGCACCCGCACGACATCGAACGCATGAACACCCTCCTGCTGCGACTGCGGGACAAGGGCAACACCGTGCTCGTGGTCGAGCACAAGCCGGAGATGATCGAGATCGCCGATCACGTGGTCGACCTCGGACCCGGCGCGGGATCGGCCGGCGGGCACATCGTCTACCGCGGCGATGTGGCGGGCCTGCGCGCCTCGGACACCCTGACCGGGAGGCACCTGGACGACCGGGTGGGGCTCAAGGCGGCCGTGCGCACGCCCGCGGGCCGGCTGCCGGTCCGGGGCGCCTCCACCCACAACCTCGCCGGCGTCGACGTCGACATCCCGCTCGGGGTGCTCACCGTGCTCACGGGCGTCGCGGGCTCGGGCAAGAGTTCTCTCGTGGACGGTTCGATCTCGGGCCTGGACGGGGTCGTGACGGTCGACCAGCAGGCGATCCGCGGTTCCCGGCGATCGAATCCGGCCACCTACACGGGCCTGCTCGATCCGATCCGCAAGGCCTTCGCGAAGGCGAACGGCGTCAAGCCCGCGCTGTTCTCCTCCAACTCGGCCGGCGCATGCCCGGTCTGCAACGGCGCCGGCGTGATCTACACCGACCTCGGTGTCATGGCCACGGTCGAATCACCGTGCGAGGAGTGCGGCGGCAAGCGTTTCCAGGCCGAGGTGCTCGACTATCGCCTCGCGGGTCGGAACATCGCCGAGGTGCTCGCCCTGCCCGCGGCGGGCGCCCACGAGTTCTTCGCGGGGGAGGGGGCCGTGCCGGCCGCAGCCACGATCGCGCGCCGGCTCGACGAGGTCGGCCTCGGCTACCTCACGCTGGGCCAGCCGCTCACGACCCTCTCGGGCGGGGAGCGGCAGCGCCTCAAGCTCGCCATGCACCTGGGCGAGCGGGGCGGGATCTACGTGCTCGACGAGCCGACGACGGGACTGCACCTGGCCGACGTCGACCACCTGCTCGGGCTGCTCGACCGGCTCGTGGACGCAGGCAAGTCGATCATCGTGATCGAACACCACCAGGCCGTCATGGCCCACGCGGACTGGATCATCGACCTCGGCCCGGGAGCCGGCCACGACGGCGGGCGCGTCGTCTTCGAGGGCACCCCGGCCCAACTCGTGGCGGACCGATCGACACTCACCGGCGAGCACCTGGCGGCCTACGTCGGTCGGTGA
- a CDS encoding ribbon-helix-helix protein, CopG family, with the protein MAMTLRLSAEDERALAQLADDEGISRNEAVLRAIREAVARSGHEGRVAELSERARHRYADVLERLGR; encoded by the coding sequence ATGGCGATGACACTACGGCTGAGCGCGGAGGACGAGCGTGCGTTGGCGCAGCTCGCCGACGACGAGGGGATCAGCCGCAACGAGGCGGTCCTGCGAGCGATCCGTGAGGCCGTCGCCCGGAGCGGGCACGAAGGGAGGGTCGCCGAGTTGTCAGAACGCGCGCGCCACCGATACGCGGATGTGCTCGAGCGCCTGGGTCGGTGA
- a CDS encoding type II toxin-antitoxin system death-on-curing family toxin — translation MTTLLTLEDLLGLVGDLRVGPVRDLGLLASAAHRPGVRLFGVDAYPSLDLKAAALLQSIVGNHPLVDGNKRLGWLATVVFYGLNRVDLQAPDDEAFDAVMRVAGGAHELEGIAATLGTWHGH, via the coding sequence GTGACCACGCTCCTCACCCTTGAGGATCTCCTCGGCCTCGTCGGTGACCTCCGGGTCGGCCCCGTTCGCGACCTGGGTCTCCTCGCCTCGGCCGCGCACCGGCCGGGCGTACGGCTCTTCGGCGTGGACGCGTACCCCTCCCTCGACCTCAAGGCCGCCGCCCTCCTGCAATCCATCGTCGGCAATCATCCGCTGGTCGACGGCAACAAGCGCCTGGGGTGGCTTGCGACGGTGGTCTTCTACGGGCTCAACCGTGTTGATCTGCAGGCGCCGGACGACGAGGCCTTCGACGCGGTCATGCGGGTCGCCGGTGGTGCTCACGAGCTGGAAGGGATCGCCGCGACGCTCGGAACGTGGCACGGGCACTGA
- a CDS encoding VOC family protein, with translation MAREFQVTFDAADPAALSTFWAEVLGYRLPAPPGVEVEEGRDVLAAWEEFLTRAGVPAEEHNSAAALEDPDGAGPRLFFQRVPEPKTAKNRVHLDVRAAPGLAGAERMAALEVECARLLALGARRLERFEPAPPLSNGFIVMADPEGNEFCLD, from the coding sequence ATGGCCCGAGAATTCCAGGTGACGTTCGACGCCGCCGATCCGGCCGCGCTCTCGACCTTCTGGGCCGAGGTGCTCGGGTACCGGCTTCCGGCACCCCCGGGTGTCGAGGTCGAGGAGGGTCGGGACGTCCTCGCCGCGTGGGAGGAGTTCCTCACCCGGGCGGGCGTGCCGGCAGAGGAGCACAACTCCGCAGCGGCGCTCGAGGACCCGGACGGCGCCGGTCCGCGCCTGTTCTTCCAACGGGTGCCCGAGCCCAAGACGGCGAAGAACCGCGTGCACCTCGACGTGCGGGCCGCACCCGGGCTCGCCGGGGCCGAGCGGATGGCCGCGCTCGAGGTCGAGTGCGCGCGGCTCCTCGCGCTCGGAGCACGCCGGCTCGAGCGGTTCGAGCCCGCTCCCCCGCTCTCGAACGGCTTCATCGTCATGGCCGACCCCGAGGGCAACGAGTTCTGCCTCGATTAG
- a CDS encoding pyridoxal phosphate-dependent aminotransferase, which translates to MRRIIQSQKLKNVRYDVRGPILEEAQRLEAMGHRILKLNVGNTAPFGFDAPPSILADVVHHLPEAQGYSDSRGIFSARTAVAQYYQSHGLTDTHVDDVFIGNGVSELISMVLQTFVDTGNEILVPAPDYPLWTGAVSLAGGTPVHYLCDEANGWMPDLADIESKITPNTHGLVLINPNNPTGAVYSEEMVRALVDIARRHDLTIFSDEIYEKILFNGARHHHTATFAADDVFCLTFSGLSKAYRVCGYRAGWLLVSGPKHLASDFLEGLTLMANMRMCANVPGQHAIQTALGGYQSVEELIVPGGRYYDQSMLADRLLNEIPGVSSVRPDGALYCFPRLDPEIYPIEDDEKFVIDLLRSKHLLVTHGRGFNWPAPDHFRLVTLPDVATLEEAIGRIAEYLEEMRLRRR; encoded by the coding sequence GTGCGCAGGATCATCCAGAGTCAGAAGCTGAAGAACGTCCGCTACGACGTGCGCGGCCCCATCCTCGAGGAGGCCCAGCGCCTCGAGGCCATGGGACACCGCATCCTCAAGCTGAACGTCGGCAACACCGCCCCGTTCGGATTCGATGCTCCCCCCTCGATCCTCGCCGACGTCGTGCACCACCTGCCCGAGGCGCAGGGGTACTCCGACTCCCGCGGCATCTTCTCGGCCCGCACCGCCGTGGCGCAGTACTACCAGTCCCACGGCCTGACCGATACGCACGTGGACGACGTCTTCATCGGCAACGGCGTCTCCGAGCTCATCTCGATGGTGCTGCAGACCTTCGTCGACACCGGCAACGAGATCCTCGTGCCCGCCCCGGACTATCCCCTGTGGACGGGGGCCGTCTCGCTCGCCGGCGGTACGCCGGTGCACTACCTGTGCGACGAGGCGAACGGGTGGATGCCCGACCTGGCCGACATCGAATCGAAGATCACCCCGAACACCCACGGGCTCGTGCTCATCAACCCGAACAACCCGACCGGTGCCGTCTACAGCGAGGAGATGGTCCGGGCGCTCGTCGACATCGCCCGCCGCCACGACCTGACGATCTTCAGCGACGAGATCTACGAGAAGATCCTCTTCAATGGTGCCCGCCACCACCACACGGCGACCTTCGCGGCGGACGACGTCTTCTGCCTGACGTTCTCGGGACTGTCGAAGGCCTACCGGGTCTGCGGCTACCGCGCGGGCTGGCTACTCGTCTCCGGTCCGAAGCATCTCGCCTCGGACTTCCTCGAGGGCCTCACCCTCATGGCGAACATGCGCATGTGCGCGAACGTTCCCGGTCAGCACGCGATCCAGACGGCGCTCGGCGGCTACCAGTCCGTCGAGGAACTCATCGTGCCCGGCGGGCGGTACTACGACCAGTCGATGCTCGCGGACCGGCTGCTCAACGAGATTCCGGGCGTCTCCTCCGTTCGACCGGACGGTGCGCTGTATTGCTTCCCGCGGCTCGATCCCGAGATCTACCCGATCGAGGACGACGAGAAGTTCGTCATCGACCTCCTGCGGAGCAAGCACCTGCTCGTGACCCATGGGCGCGGCTTCAACTGGCCCGCCCCGGACCACTTCCGGCTCGTCACCCTGCCCGACGTGGCGACGCTCGAGGAGGCCATCGGGCGCATCGCGGAGTACCTTGAGGAGATGCGCCTCCGGCGGCGCTGA
- a CDS encoding RNA polymerase sigma factor: MTGRPEAQRFAHLWDECSGRVLAYAIRHVGPDLAEEVVAETFLIAWRRLAVVPGEPLPWLLVVARNTIRSHRRSSYRRRALETELARLERSTASGVGVDVHVVERDVLLRGLAQLGPRQREALLLIAWDGLSYEQAAAVAGCSLGAFKVRVHRARDRLRREIDTPRSAGADSPGTGSIDTLHGLLPEGRTS; encoded by the coding sequence ATGACCGGTCGGCCCGAGGCGCAGCGATTCGCGCACCTGTGGGACGAATGCAGCGGCCGCGTGCTCGCATACGCCATCCGCCACGTCGGTCCGGATCTCGCCGAGGAGGTCGTCGCCGAGACGTTCCTCATCGCGTGGCGTCGGCTCGCCGTCGTCCCCGGGGAGCCGCTGCCCTGGCTGCTCGTCGTCGCCCGCAACACGATCCGCTCCCACCGACGCTCCAGCTATCGCCGGCGTGCCCTGGAGACGGAGCTCGCCCGGCTCGAACGCTCGACGGCGTCCGGGGTCGGTGTCGACGTGCACGTCGTCGAACGGGACGTCCTGCTGCGCGGGCTCGCCCAGCTCGGCCCACGACAGCGCGAGGCCTTGCTGCTCATCGCCTGGGACGGACTGAGCTACGAGCAGGCCGCGGCCGTGGCCGGATGCTCCCTCGGCGCGTTCAAGGTGCGTGTGCACCGCGCCCGGGACCGGCTCCGGCGAGAGATCGACACTCCCCGGTCGGCCGGCGCCGACTCCCCCGGCACGGGATCGATCGACACCCTGCACGGACTCCTCCCGGAAGGACGGACATCATGA
- a CDS encoding IS256 family transposase: MTAPHIVDPGGLLSEALSEASPDLMRSLLQTMINALLSADADAVVGAEYGRPSASRTAQRNGYRHRDLDTRVGTVDVAIPKLRKGNYFPEWLLERRKRAESAMITVVADCYLAGVSTRRMDKLVKTLGIDSLSKSQVSRMTADLDQIVEDFRHRPLDEAGPFTFVAADALTMKVREGGRVVATSVLLATGVNADGHREVLGLRVATSETGSAWNEFFADLVARGLTGVRLVTSDAHQGLKEAIGANLTGAAWQRCRTHYSANLMDVTPKSMWPAVKAMLHSVYDQPDAPSVQAQFDRLIEYVDEKLPDAAEHLTGAREDILAFTAFPKDVWTQIWSNNPQERLNREIRRRTDSVGIFPNRNAIVRLVGAVLAEQTDEWAEGRRYLGLDVLARCRITLITTTDPEIGAETMPALTA, encoded by the coding sequence ATGACCGCACCACATATTGTCGACCCTGGCGGCCTGCTCAGTGAAGCCCTGAGCGAAGCAAGCCCGGATCTGATGCGTTCGCTGTTGCAGACGATGATCAACGCGCTGCTGTCCGCGGACGCCGACGCCGTCGTCGGCGCCGAGTACGGCCGGCCCAGCGCCTCGCGTACGGCGCAGCGTAACGGCTACCGCCACCGCGACCTGGACACCCGCGTGGGGACCGTGGACGTGGCCATCCCCAAGCTGCGCAAGGGCAACTACTTCCCCGAGTGGCTACTCGAGCGGCGCAAGCGGGCCGAGTCGGCGATGATCACCGTCGTGGCCGACTGCTACCTGGCCGGGGTGTCCACCCGCCGGATGGACAAGTTGGTCAAGACCTTGGGGATCGACTCACTGAGCAAGTCGCAGGTCTCGCGGATGACGGCCGACCTGGACCAGATCGTCGAGGACTTCCGCCACCGCCCCCTGGATGAGGCGGGACCGTTCACGTTCGTCGCGGCCGACGCGCTCACGATGAAGGTCCGCGAGGGCGGGCGCGTGGTCGCCACCTCGGTACTGCTGGCGACCGGGGTCAACGCCGACGGGCACCGCGAGGTCCTCGGCCTACGCGTGGCCACCAGTGAGACCGGGTCGGCGTGGAACGAGTTCTTCGCCGACCTCGTCGCGCGCGGCCTGACGGGCGTGCGCTTGGTCACCTCCGACGCCCACCAGGGCTTGAAGGAAGCGATCGGGGCGAACTTGACCGGTGCCGCGTGGCAACGGTGCCGTACCCACTACAGCGCGAACCTGATGGACGTGACACCCAAGAGCATGTGGCCGGCCGTCAAGGCCATGCTCCACAGCGTCTATGACCAGCCCGACGCACCCAGCGTGCAGGCCCAGTTCGACCGGCTCATCGAGTACGTCGACGAGAAGCTGCCCGACGCGGCCGAGCACCTCACCGGCGCACGGGAGGACATCTTGGCGTTCACCGCGTTCCCCAAGGACGTGTGGACACAGATCTGGTCGAACAACCCCCAGGAGCGTCTCAACCGCGAGATCCGCCGCCGGACCGACTCCGTGGGCATCTTCCCCAACCGCAACGCCATCGTGCGCCTCGTCGGCGCCGTCCTGGCCGAGCAGACCGACGAATGGGCCGAAGGCCGGCGCTACCTCGGCCTCGACGTCCTCGCCCGCTGCCGCATCACCCTCATCACCACCACCGACCCCGAGATCGGAGCCGAAACCATGCCCGCCCTGACCGCCTGA
- a CDS encoding PIN domain-containing protein, which yields MTGRRALALFTRMTVNDSGYVTTVVLAEAYRVLTRAYRLAPADVLTALSELLDRDGVEIQDREVVRQALALASTGAQFPDAMIAAHCAARGCLEVASFDRSAQAHLGFVAP from the coding sequence TTGACCGGCAGACGTGCGCTCGCGCTGTTCACGCGGATGACGGTGAACGATTCGGGCTATGTCACGACCGTCGTGCTCGCGGAGGCCTACCGGGTGCTCACGCGGGCCTACCGACTCGCGCCGGCCGATGTTCTGACCGCCCTGAGTGAGTTGCTCGACCGGGACGGCGTCGAGATCCAGGACCGCGAGGTCGTGCGGCAGGCGTTGGCACTGGCCTCGACCGGCGCTCAGTTCCCGGACGCCATGATCGCGGCGCACTGCGCAGCGCGTGGCTGCCTTGAGGTCGCGAGTTTCGACCGGTCGGCACAGGCGCACCTCGGCTTCGTGGCGCCCTGA
- a CDS encoding type II toxin-antitoxin system VapC family toxin: protein MRVVDANVLLYAVNEDARNHASALEWLERALAGEDTVGFGWIAIVAFVRLSTRPGIFSAPLSSAEAFAQVDDWISAPGGRILHPGERHLGILSSLLDELGTAGNLVNDAHLAALAVEHRASIVSYDNDSSRFDVRRYTPEQLLR from the coding sequence GTGAGGGTGGTCGACGCGAACGTTCTGCTGTACGCGGTGAACGAGGACGCCAGGAACCACGCCTCCGCCCTGGAGTGGCTCGAACGAGCGCTCGCGGGGGAGGATACGGTCGGATTCGGCTGGATCGCGATCGTGGCGTTCGTGCGACTGTCGACCCGGCCCGGAATCTTCAGTGCGCCGCTGTCGAGCGCGGAGGCGTTCGCGCAGGTCGACGACTGGATCTCGGCACCGGGCGGACGCATCCTCCATCCCGGCGAGCGGCACCTCGGCATCCTGTCCTCGTTGCTCGACGAGCTCGGCACTGCGGGCAACCTCGTCAACGACGCGCACCTCGCCGCGCTCGCGGTCGAGCACCGCGCGAGCATCGTCAGCTACGACAACGACTCCTCCCGCTTCGACGTCCGCCGGTACACACCCGAGCAGCTCCTGCGGTGA
- a CDS encoding antitoxin: MRTTVTLDADTEALVRRLMAERGVSFKRALNDAIRAGDPSKAPKRGRITRTRRMGAAAVDLDRALSLAGTLEDDELIRRLQVGT; encoded by the coding sequence ATGCGCACGACGGTCACGCTGGACGCCGACACCGAGGCGTTGGTGCGCCGGCTCATGGCCGAGCGTGGAGTCTCGTTCAAGCGAGCGTTGAACGACGCCATTCGTGCGGGGGACCCTTCGAAGGCGCCGAAGCGGGGGAGGATCACTCGAACGCGGCGCATGGGCGCGGCGGCCGTGGACCTGGATCGCGCGTTGAGCCTGGCCGGCACCCTCGAGGACGACGAACTGATCCGGCGCCTGCAGGTGGGCACGTGA
- a CDS encoding RNA polymerase sigma factor: MSDEERFNRLYAAHRADLERFVYRRVPPSHVEDVVAETFLTAWRRLDDAPAEPRPWLFGIARNVLLRSIRTAGRWNSLQVRLAAEPAGPSEELAGTVATRTDLTRAWARLTPGEQEVLALVAWDGLSPKEAAGVLGCQTGTFRMRLLRARRHLLHLLERLPDPGPLRAEPLPKGVLS; the protein is encoded by the coding sequence ATGTCCGATGAAGAACGGTTCAATCGCCTGTACGCGGCGCACCGCGCCGATCTCGAACGATTCGTCTACCGACGCGTGCCCCCGTCACACGTCGAGGACGTCGTGGCCGAGACGTTCCTGACCGCCTGGCGCCGCCTGGACGACGCGCCCGCGGAGCCGCGGCCCTGGCTGTTCGGCATCGCCCGGAACGTGCTGCTGCGCAGCATCCGCACGGCAGGCCGCTGGAACTCCCTCCAGGTGCGACTCGCGGCCGAACCCGCCGGTCCGAGTGAGGAACTGGCCGGAACCGTGGCCACCCGCACCGACCTGACCCGCGCCTGGGCCAGGCTCACCCCCGGCGAGCAGGAGGTGCTCGCGCTGGTGGCCTGGGACGGGCTGAGTCCGAAGGAGGCGGCGGGCGTGCTCGGCTGCCAGACCGGGACCTTCCGCATGCGCCTGCTGCGCGCCCGCCGCCACCTCCTCCACCTGCTCGAACGCCTCCCCGACCCCGGCCCGCTCCGCGCCGAGCCGCTCCCCAAAGGAGTCCTCTCATGA